The proteins below are encoded in one region of Doryrhamphus excisus isolate RoL2022-K1 chromosome 4, RoL_Dexc_1.0, whole genome shotgun sequence:
- the zgc:153044 gene encoding dual specificity protein phosphatase 18 — MHQPSVPGLSGLCRVTEHLYISNSKAASLVSLLSLNKITCIINVTETKSRSPPPHGVEYIHIPLSDSPSTPLADHFDFVVDKIQQTARSGGRTLVHCNAGVSRSATLCMAFLVKHHSVTLMEAHAWIKTCRPMVRPNNGFWKQLIQYEKALLGCTSVRMVSSSMGEIPDIYEEEARNMIPF; from the coding sequence ATGCACCAGCCGTCTGTGCCAGGTCTTTCTGGCCTTTGCCGTGTTACGGAACATCTTTATATAAGTAACAGCAAAGCGGCCAGTCTCGTCTCCCTGCTGAGTTTGAACAAGATAACGTGCATCATTAACGTCACTGAGACCAAGAGCCGCAGCCCCCCTCCTCATGGTGTGGAGTATATCCACATCCCCCTGTCTGATTCCCCATCCACACCACTCGCTGATCACTTTGACTTCGTGGTGGATAAAATTCAGCAGACAGCGCGAAGTGGCGGCCGGACTTTGGTGCACTGCAACGCCGGGGTGAGCCGCTCGGCGACACTGTGCATGGCCTTCCTCGTCAAGCACCACAGTGTGACTCTCATGGAGGCTCACGCGTGGATCAAGACGTGCAGACCCATGGTGAGGCCTAACAATGGCTTCTGGAAGCAGCTAATACAGTATGAGAAGGCGCTTCTTGGGTGTACTTCTGTCCGGATGGTGTCTTCGTCTATGGGAGAAATACCTGATATTTATGAAGAGGAAGCCAGAAATATGATTCCATTCTGA
- the tgoln2 gene encoding trans-Golgi network integral membrane protein 2: protein MRSVFLTLVILMCGSLVGGASAQLKVEGGKDAVQSNHQNGNSDPPNEVPATSAKKVLTDPDQNNSKAVLQSQMHNITNDKVNAIKVIANPKEQGTEESKKEVQVVEMDKGDHEKISGGTEDKGEVTTAEGGEKVTSGADQPKVEKSDEKNLHKDAQGKADTTKDSISKQPTIDVTTLEHKPLTIESNSDAKSEDKGKPGEIGGNRPYEPPALSDEAESSHFFAYLVFTAVVVAVVYIAYHNKRKIIAYVLEGKRSRSARRPKSTEYQKLEQDL, encoded by the exons ATGAGGTCCGTTTTCTTGACACTTGTTATACTTATGTGTGGCTCCTTGGTCGGAG GGGCTTCAGCACAACTGAAGGTGGAAGGTGGAAAAGATGCAGTTCAATCAAACCATCAAAATGGCAACTCTGACCCACCTAATGAAGTGCCGGCTACGTCTGCTAAAAAGGTTCTGACAGACCCTGACCAGAATAACTCTAAGGCAGTTCTTCAATCGCAGATGCACAACATAACCAATGACAAGGTGAATGCAATTAAAGTAATTGCAAACCCCAAGGAACAGGGGACTGAAGAAAGTAAAAAAGAAGTGCAAGTTGTGGAGATGGATAAAGGTGACCATGAAAAGATATCAGGGGGTACAGAGGACAAAGGAGAAGTCACTACGGCTGAAGGTGGAGAAAAGGTGACATCAGGAGCTGACCAGCCCAAGGTGGAAAAATCAGATGAAAAAAATCTTCACAAGGATGCCCAGGGGAAAGCTGATACTACAAAGGACTCAATATCCAAACAACCAACCATCGATGTGACCACACTAGAGCACAAGCCTCTAACAATAGAGTCTAATAGTGATGCTAAATCAGAAGATAAAGGCAAGCCTGGAGAAATAGGAGGGAACCGTCCCTATGAGCCACCTGCTCTAAGTGACGAGGCAGAAAGCAGTCATTTCTTTGCATACTTGGTCTTTACAGCAGTGGTGGTTGCAGTGGTTTACATCGCTTACCACAACAAGCGCAAG ATAATTGCCTATGTTTTGGAAGGAAAGCGATCAAGATCTGCTCGTCGTCCAAAATCTACAGAATACCAAAAACTGGAACAGGAT TTGTAA